In Ensifer canadensis, a genomic segment contains:
- a CDS encoding ABC transporter ATP-binding protein produces the protein MDSIAIELRGIDKSFGPVHANKNINLKVRKGTIHGVIGENGAGKSTLMSILYGFYQADSGEIHVDGKQVSIRDPNAAIAAGIGMVHQHFMLVENFTVLENVMLGAEESQILNKGIAKARIELKRLEREYALEVNPDAVIEELPVGLQQRVEILKALYRRADILILDEPTGVLTPAEADHLFRVLEQLKSQGKTIILITHKLREIMAITDEVSVMRRGEMVATRTTAETSVEELAELMVGRRVLLRVEKGEAKPGDVKLSVNGLTVKDGRGVTMVDNVSFNLRAGEIVGIAGVAGNGQSELLEAISGIRRAVSGEVHLNGKPIDVTGHADPKELRDRGLAHVPEDRHHVGLVLKFEECENAILGYHHDKRYLNGVFLNVDAIRKDAEQRIAEYDIRPPNARLKTANFSGGNQQKIVLAREMERGPDVLIIGQPTRGVDVGAIEFIHKRIIEMRDQGKAVLLVSVELDEIRALSDRILVMFAGRVVGERDPDATEGELGLLMAGVEGRKEAAE, from the coding sequence ATGGACAGTATTGCCATCGAACTGCGTGGGATCGACAAGAGCTTCGGTCCGGTTCACGCCAACAAGAATATCAATCTGAAAGTCCGCAAGGGTACGATCCACGGCGTCATCGGTGAAAACGGTGCGGGAAAATCGACCCTGATGTCGATCCTGTACGGCTTTTACCAGGCCGATAGCGGCGAGATTCACGTCGATGGCAAGCAGGTCTCGATCCGGGATCCGAATGCGGCGATCGCTGCCGGCATCGGCATGGTGCACCAGCACTTCATGCTGGTCGAGAACTTCACCGTTCTCGAAAACGTCATGCTCGGCGCGGAAGAGAGCCAGATCCTCAACAAGGGCATTGCCAAGGCGCGCATCGAGCTGAAGCGGCTGGAGCGCGAATACGCGCTCGAGGTCAATCCGGATGCCGTGATCGAGGAATTGCCTGTCGGCTTGCAGCAGCGCGTCGAGATCCTCAAGGCGCTCTATCGCCGGGCCGATATCCTCATTCTCGATGAGCCCACCGGCGTGTTGACGCCGGCCGAGGCCGATCATCTCTTCCGCGTTCTCGAACAGCTGAAGAGCCAGGGAAAGACCATCATTCTCATTACCCATAAGCTCAGGGAAATCATGGCGATCACCGACGAGGTTTCGGTGATGCGCCGCGGCGAGATGGTGGCAACGCGCACGACGGCGGAAACCTCGGTCGAGGAACTCGCCGAGCTGATGGTCGGCCGCCGCGTGCTGCTGCGCGTCGAAAAGGGCGAGGCCAAGCCCGGCGATGTCAAGCTTTCGGTCAACGGTCTGACCGTCAAGGACGGCCGCGGCGTCACCATGGTCGACAATGTGTCGTTCAACCTTAGGGCCGGCGAGATCGTCGGCATTGCCGGCGTCGCCGGCAATGGCCAGTCGGAACTCCTGGAGGCGATCTCCGGTATCCGCCGTGCCGTTTCCGGCGAGGTGCACCTCAATGGCAAGCCGATCGACGTCACCGGCCATGCCGACCCCAAGGAGCTGCGCGATCGTGGCCTCGCTCATGTGCCGGAAGACCGGCACCACGTCGGCCTAGTGCTGAAATTCGAGGAATGCGAAAACGCCATCCTCGGCTATCACCATGACAAGCGCTACCTCAACGGCGTCTTCCTGAATGTCGACGCCATCCGCAAGGATGCCGAGCAGCGGATCGCCGAATACGACATCCGTCCGCCGAACGCCCGGCTGAAGACCGCGAATTTCTCCGGCGGCAATCAGCAGAAGATCGTTCTCGCCCGCGAGATGGAGCGGGGGCCGGACGTGCTGATCATCGGCCAGCCCACCCGCGGCGTCGATGTCGGCGCCATCGAATTCATCCACAAACGGATCATCGAGATGCGCGACCAGGGCAAGGCTGTCCTGCTTGTTTCCGTCGAACTCGATGAGATCCGCGCCCTGTCGGACCGTATCCTGGTCATGTTTGCCGGCCGTGTCGTCGGCGAGCGCGATCCCGATGCGACCGAGGGCGAGCTGGGCCTGCTGATGGCCGGCGTCGAAGGCCGCAAGGAGGCCGCAGAATGA
- a CDS encoding ABC transporter permease: MSNPYAKLPGWVEYGLVPLVNLAVAFLVAGLVVLLVGENPFEAAYHLINGAFGRGEYIGFTLYYATTFIFTGLAVAVAFHAGLFNIGGEGQAYVGGIGVALACLWLDQTMPWFVVFPLAIIGSAAFGAAWAFLPGWLQAKRGSHIVITTIMFNFIASSLMVYLLTRVLKPLGSMSPQTRTFAEGGQLPKLDWLLGIFGLDIGTAPFNVSFLLALVAAFGVWLLIWRTKLGYEMRTMGHSPSAARYAGMSESRITVITMMISGALAGMMALNPIMGEQGRMQLDFVQGAGFVGIAVALMGRSHPAGIIPAAVLFGVLYQGGAEISFEMPSISRDMIVIIQGLVILFAGALENMFRPAITRLFSTSSRRAAVVAQTKGA, from the coding sequence ATGAGCAATCCCTATGCAAAGCTTCCAGGTTGGGTCGAATACGGCCTCGTCCCGCTGGTCAATCTCGCCGTCGCGTTTCTGGTTGCCGGCCTCGTGGTTCTGCTCGTCGGCGAAAATCCGTTCGAGGCGGCCTATCACCTGATCAACGGTGCCTTCGGTCGCGGCGAATATATCGGCTTCACGCTCTACTACGCCACCACCTTCATCTTCACCGGCCTTGCGGTCGCGGTCGCATTCCATGCCGGGCTTTTCAACATCGGCGGCGAGGGCCAGGCCTATGTCGGCGGCATCGGGGTCGCGCTCGCGTGCCTCTGGCTCGACCAGACGATGCCGTGGTTTGTGGTCTTCCCGCTGGCGATCATCGGTTCGGCCGCTTTCGGCGCTGCCTGGGCGTTTCTGCCCGGCTGGCTGCAGGCCAAGCGCGGCAGCCACATCGTCATCACCACGATCATGTTCAATTTCATCGCGTCGAGCCTGATGGTCTATCTGCTGACGCGGGTGTTGAAGCCGCTCGGCTCGATGTCGCCGCAGACGCGCACCTTCGCCGAAGGCGGTCAGTTGCCCAAGCTCGATTGGCTTCTGGGGATCTTCGGGCTCGATATCGGCACGGCGCCATTCAACGTTTCGTTCCTGCTGGCCCTTGTCGCGGCCTTCGGCGTCTGGCTCCTGATCTGGCGCACCAAGCTCGGTTACGAGATGCGCACCATGGGCCACAGTCCGTCGGCCGCGCGATATGCCGGCATGAGCGAGAGCCGCATCACCGTCATCACCATGATGATCTCCGGCGCGCTTGCCGGCATGATGGCGCTCAACCCGATCATGGGTGAGCAGGGCCGCATGCAGCTTGATTTTGTCCAGGGTGCAGGCTTCGTCGGCATCGCCGTCGCCCTCATGGGCCGCTCGCATCCGGCAGGCATCATCCCGGCGGCCGTTCTCTTCGGCGTGCTCTACCAGGGTGGGGCGGAGATCTCGTTCGAAATGCCGTCGATCTCGCGCGACATGATCGTCATCATCCAGGGCCTCGTCATTCTGTTTGCTGGCGCCCTTGAAAACATGTTCCGGCCGGCGATCACCCGGTTGTTTTCCACATCCAGCCGGCGCGCCGCGGTCGTTGCCCAGACCAAGGGAGCTTGA
- a CDS encoding ABC transporter permease has product MDFFHVIVVLLESTIRVSVPLIFAALAGLFTERAGIFDIGLEGKMLGAAFAAGAVAAITQSVWLGLLAGILISIALSLVHGYASITQRGNQIVSGVAINFIVAGSTVILGEAWFRQGGRTPALAEGARFQTITFPFADAIRDVPFIGPIYADLLSGHFILTYVAFAMVPLSWWILYRTRFGLRLRAVGENPGAVDTAGISVVWMRYRAVICCGILCGFAGAYLSLAMTAGFVKGMTAGKGYIALAALIFAKWRPFNIMLACLLFGFLDAFAIRLQGNPLPLIGQVPVQLMQALPYILTVILLAGFIGKAIPPKAGGVPYVKER; this is encoded by the coding sequence ATGGATTTCTTCCACGTCATCGTGGTGCTCCTCGAGTCCACCATCCGCGTCTCCGTTCCGCTGATCTTCGCAGCCCTCGCCGGTCTCTTCACCGAGCGTGCCGGTATCTTCGATATCGGCCTTGAAGGAAAAATGCTGGGCGCCGCCTTTGCCGCCGGCGCGGTCGCAGCGATCACCCAATCCGTCTGGCTGGGACTGCTTGCGGGCATCCTCATCTCGATCGCCCTGTCCCTTGTCCACGGCTATGCGTCGATCACCCAGCGCGGCAACCAGATCGTCTCCGGCGTTGCCATCAACTTCATCGTCGCGGGTTCCACCGTCATCCTCGGTGAGGCCTGGTTCCGTCAGGGCGGGCGCACGCCGGCACTGGCCGAAGGTGCAAGGTTCCAGACGATCACTTTTCCCTTCGCGGACGCCATTCGCGATGTTCCCTTCATCGGGCCGATCTATGCCGATCTGCTCTCCGGGCATTTCATCCTGACCTATGTGGCCTTCGCCATGGTGCCGCTCAGCTGGTGGATCCTCTACCGCACCCGCTTCGGCCTGCGGCTCCGTGCGGTCGGGGAGAACCCGGGTGCCGTCGACACCGCCGGCATTTCGGTGGTCTGGATGCGGTACCGCGCCGTCATCTGCTGCGGCATCCTGTGTGGCTTTGCCGGCGCCTACCTGTCGCTGGCGATGACCGCCGGCTTCGTCAAGGGCATGACCGCCGGCAAGGGCTACATCGCGCTTGCAGCGCTGATTTTTGCCAAATGGCGGCCATTCAACATCATGCTTGCCTGCCTGCTGTTCGGCTTCCTCGATGCGTTTGCGATCCGCCTGCAGGGCAATCCCCTGCCGCTGATCGGCCAGGTGCCGGTGCAGCTGATGCAGGCATTGCCCTATATTCTCACCGTCATCTTGCTTGCCGGCTTCATCGGCAAGGCAATCCCGCCGAAGGCCGGCGGTGTCCCCTATGTGAAGGAGCGGTAA
- a CDS encoding cytidine deaminase, with protein MENELFEAAREAMAKAHAPYSKFPVGAAIRAEDGHIYTGANIENLSFPEGWCAETTAISHMVMAGQRKIMEVAVIAEKLALCPPCGGCRQRLAEFSGASTRIYLCDETGVKKTLALSDLLPHSFETEILG; from the coding sequence ATGGAAAACGAACTCTTCGAAGCCGCACGCGAAGCGATGGCCAAGGCGCATGCGCCCTATTCCAAGTTTCCGGTGGGCGCCGCGATCCGTGCGGAAGACGGCCATATCTACACCGGCGCCAACATTGAAAACCTCTCCTTCCCGGAAGGCTGGTGTGCCGAGACCACGGCCATCAGCCACATGGTCATGGCCGGCCAGCGCAAGATCATGGAAGTCGCCGTTATCGCCGAGAAGCTGGCGCTCTGCCCGCCTTGCGGCGGGTGCCGGCAACGGCTTGCGGAGTTTTCCGGCGCCAGCACGCGCATCTACCTCTGCGACGAGACGGGCGTGAAGAAGACGCTCGCCCTGTCCGATCTGCTACCGCACAGCTTCGAGACCGAGATCCTCGGATGA
- a CDS encoding purine-nucleoside phosphorylase, whose amino-acid sequence MSSAAEFLRGRLGGLAPRYGIVLGSGLGTLVEAVSNPTRISYADIPGFPVSSVSGHAGELVAGLLGAVPVVMLSGRVHYYESGDANAMRVPLQTLKKLGVENLVLTNSAGSLRDDLPPGSVMRISDHINFSGFNPLIGVESDDRFVGMTNAYDTELATRMRRAADRMGIPLQDGVYMWFSGPSFETPAEIRMARVLGADAVGMSTVPEVILARFLGLKVAAASVITNFGAGMTGGELSHHETKDMAPVGGKRLAAILKEMISTDAAVQ is encoded by the coding sequence ATGAGCAGCGCTGCTGAATTCCTGAGGGGCAGGCTCGGCGGCCTGGCTCCCCGCTATGGTATTGTCCTTGGTTCAGGGCTTGGGACGCTCGTCGAAGCGGTCAGTAACCCGACACGCATTTCCTATGCCGACATCCCGGGTTTTCCCGTCAGCAGCGTTTCTGGCCATGCCGGCGAACTCGTCGCAGGTTTGCTCGGCGCCGTCCCGGTCGTCATGCTGTCCGGCCGGGTGCATTACTACGAGAGCGGCGATGCCAACGCGATGCGCGTGCCGCTGCAGACGCTGAAGAAACTCGGCGTCGAAAATCTCGTGCTCACAAACTCCGCTGGCTCGCTGCGTGATGATCTGCCGCCGGGTTCGGTCATGCGGATCTCGGATCACATCAACTTTTCCGGATTCAATCCACTGATTGGCGTCGAAAGCGACGATCGCTTCGTCGGCATGACCAACGCCTATGACACCGAGCTTGCGACGCGCATGCGGCGCGCGGCCGACCGGATGGGCATTCCGCTGCAGGACGGCGTTTACATGTGGTTCTCCGGGCCGAGCTTTGAAACGCCAGCGGAAATTCGCATGGCGCGCGTGCTCGGCGCCGATGCGGTCGGCATGTCGACCGTGCCGGAAGTCATTCTCGCGCGCTTCCTCGGCCTCAAGGTTGCTGCAGCGTCGGTGATCACCAATTTCGGCGCGGGCATGACGGGCGGCGAACTCAGCCATCACGAGACGAAGGACATGGCGCCGGTCGGCGGCAAACGCCTGGCCGCCATTCTCAAGGAGATGATTTCCACGGACGCGGCGGTTCAGTGA
- the deoA gene encoding thymidine phosphorylase, translated as MTMLPQEIIRRKRNGERLEAADITGFVRGLSDGSISEGQVAAFAMAIWFSGMSRDETVALTLAMRDSGETLDWSSIGRPIVDKHSTGGVGDNVSLMLAPIVAACGLAVPMISGRGLGHTGGTLDKLESIPGYDIQPSAALFRKTVDEVGCAIIGQTANLAPADKRLYAIRDVTATVDSVPLITASILSKKLAAGLQSLVLDVKLGNGSFMGDAGEAEALARSLVDVANGAGVRTSALLTDMNEPLADAAGNALEIRNCVAFLKGEKSGTRLETVVMAFAAEMLVAAGVAVDPVAGEALARTALANGAALERFARMVYALGGPADFVERPEQHLAPAPVILPVEAERDGYLQSCRTRDLGMAVIALGGGRTHPNDRIDHRVGFAELKPLGTRVAEDEPIAFVHAADETAAEHARQELLALYTIADAQPEVRSPILSRIT; from the coding sequence GTGACCATGCTTCCCCAGGAGATCATCCGCCGCAAGAGAAACGGCGAGCGCCTCGAGGCGGCAGATATCACGGGCTTCGTCCGCGGCCTTTCCGATGGTTCGATCTCGGAGGGTCAGGTCGCTGCCTTCGCTATGGCTATCTGGTTTTCGGGCATGAGCCGGGACGAGACGGTGGCGCTGACGCTCGCCATGCGCGATTCCGGCGAAACCCTCGACTGGAGCAGCATCGGCCGACCCATTGTCGACAAGCATTCCACCGGAGGCGTCGGCGACAACGTCTCGCTGATGCTTGCCCCGATAGTCGCAGCATGCGGTTTGGCCGTGCCGATGATCTCGGGACGGGGATTGGGGCACACGGGCGGCACGCTCGACAAACTCGAATCCATACCCGGCTATGATATTCAGCCGTCTGCTGCGCTATTCCGAAAGACGGTCGACGAGGTCGGCTGCGCCATCATCGGCCAGACCGCCAATCTGGCGCCCGCCGACAAGCGGCTCTACGCCATCCGTGACGTGACGGCGACCGTCGATTCAGTTCCGCTGATTACCGCATCGATCCTTTCCAAGAAGCTTGCCGCCGGGCTGCAGTCGCTGGTGCTCGACGTCAAGCTCGGCAATGGCTCGTTCATGGGCGATGCTGGCGAAGCCGAGGCACTCGCCCGGTCGCTAGTTGATGTCGCCAATGGTGCCGGCGTTCGCACGTCGGCATTGCTGACGGATATGAACGAGCCCTTGGCCGATGCGGCTGGAAACGCGCTTGAAATCCGGAACTGCGTCGCCTTTCTCAAGGGCGAGAAAAGCGGCACCCGCCTTGAAACCGTGGTCATGGCTTTCGCCGCGGAGATGCTCGTCGCGGCCGGTGTGGCAGTCGACCCGGTAGCCGGCGAAGCATTGGCGCGCACGGCGCTTGCAAACGGTGCAGCGCTTGAGCGTTTCGCCAGGATGGTTTACGCGCTCGGTGGTCCCGCCGATTTCGTCGAGCGTCCCGAACAGCACTTGGCGCCTGCCCCAGTTATCCTTCCGGTGGAAGCAGAAAGAGACGGCTATCTACAATCCTGCCGGACCCGTGACCTTGGCATGGCCGTCATCGCTCTGGGTGGCGGTCGGACACATCCGAACGACAGGATCGATCATCGGGTCGGCTTTGCCGAGCTGAAACCGTTGGGAACGCGAGTTGCCGAGGACGAACCGATCGCCTTCGTCCATGCGGCGGACGAGACCGCGGCCGAACATGCGCGGCAAGAGCTGCTGGCGCTCTATACGATCGCCGACGCTCAGCCTGAGGTGCGCTCGCCAATCCTTTCAAGGATCACCTGA
- a CDS encoding retropepsin-like aspartic protease family protein gives MFVRLLTFAGGIAIAALVIPDLASSYLSNAETAATDKPAVNNSLPATTAKYASGKGVVLEADRSGHFFGAFRINGRTERGMVDTGASTIAINVSTARRLGLSAGALTFNARVRTANGDVDAARAKLTRVEIGGISLRDVDALVLPDKALAGMLVGMSFLGRLSSYRVENGALHLVR, from the coding sequence ATGTTCGTCCGTCTGCTGACATTCGCCGGCGGTATCGCTATTGCGGCCCTGGTCATTCCTGACCTCGCGAGTTCCTATCTCTCGAACGCTGAGACTGCCGCCACGGACAAACCGGCGGTGAACAACTCCCTTCCGGCAACGACGGCGAAATATGCTTCGGGAAAAGGCGTGGTGCTCGAAGCCGACCGCTCGGGCCATTTCTTCGGAGCGTTCCGCATCAACGGCCGCACCGAACGGGGCATGGTCGATACCGGCGCCAGCACCATCGCGATCAATGTCTCGACCGCGCGCAGGCTCGGCCTGTCTGCCGGAGCGCTTACTTTCAACGCACGCGTTCGAACGGCCAATGGCGATGTCGATGCAGCGCGGGCCAAGCTGACGAGGGTCGAAATCGGCGGCATATCGTTGCGCGACGTCGACGCCCTGGTGCTGCCCGACAAGGCGCTTGCCGGCATGCTCGTCGGCATGAGCTTCCTCGGCCGACTATCGTCCTACCGCGTCGAAAACGGCGCGCTGCATCTGGTCAGGTGA
- the upp gene encoding uracil phosphoribosyltransferase: MDGVTVIDHPLVQHKLTIMRKKETSTAGFRRLLREISTLLCYEVTRDLELTMERIETPMQAIDAPVLEGKKLVFASILRAGNGLLEGMLELVPSARVSHIGVYRDHETLKPVEYYFKAPESLSERLIIVVDPMLATGNSSIAAIDKLKERGAKNLRFLCLLAAPEGIRNFQAAHPDVPIFTASIDSHLNELGYIMPGLGDAGDRMYGTK; encoded by the coding sequence ATGGACGGCGTTACAGTGATTGATCATCCGCTTGTGCAACACAAGCTGACCATCATGCGCAAGAAGGAAACCTCGACCGCCGGTTTTCGGCGGCTGCTTCGGGAAATCTCGACGCTGCTCTGCTACGAGGTGACGCGCGATCTGGAACTGACGATGGAGCGCATCGAGACGCCGATGCAGGCGATCGACGCACCGGTGCTCGAAGGCAAGAAGCTCGTTTTCGCTTCGATCCTGCGCGCCGGCAACGGCCTGCTTGAAGGCATGCTCGAACTCGTGCCGTCGGCCCGCGTTTCCCATATCGGCGTCTATCGCGACCACGAGACGCTGAAGCCGGTAGAGTATTATTTCAAGGCGCCCGAAAGCCTGTCCGAGCGCCTGATCATCGTCGTCGATCCAATGCTTGCGACCGGCAACTCCTCGATCGCAGCAATCGACAAGCTGAAGGAACGTGGCGCGAAGAACCTGCGCTTCCTCTGCCTGCTCGCAGCGCCCGAAGGCATTCGCAATTTCCAGGCCGCCCACCCCGATGTGCCGATCTTCACGGCGTCGATCGATAGCCACCTGAACGAACTCGGCTACATCATGCCCGGGCTCGGCGATGCCGGCGACCGCATGTATGGAACCAAGTAA
- a CDS encoding adenosine deaminase, whose amino-acid sequence MTAHLKKAELHCHIEGATPPELALLQAEKYGLDTSEIIADRAYVWTDFTSFVKCYDSVASLFRTQEDYALLAEAYLTELAEVGTIYSEIIVSPDHGNTIGLGADAYLEGLAAGMEAAKAKTGIESRMLITGIRHLGPESVAKTAEFAARRDHALVTGFNLAGEERMHRVADFARAFDIARDAGLGLTIHAGELSGAFSVRDALDHIRPSRISHGVRAIEDADLVKRLADDGVVLEVCPGSNISLQVFPDFASHPLRTLHGAGVRVTLNSDDPPFFHTSLAQEYDIASSVMGFGDDDINSMTRTAIQAAFVDESTRQKLLALI is encoded by the coding sequence TTGACCGCACATCTGAAGAAGGCGGAACTGCACTGCCACATCGAGGGCGCGACACCGCCGGAATTGGCGCTGCTGCAGGCGGAGAAGTACGGGCTCGACACCAGCGAGATTATCGCCGACCGAGCCTATGTCTGGACAGACTTTACCAGCTTCGTGAAGTGCTACGACAGTGTCGCCTCGCTGTTTCGCACGCAGGAAGACTATGCACTTCTGGCCGAAGCCTATCTGACGGAACTGGCGGAGGTCGGAACGATCTACAGCGAGATCATCGTCTCGCCGGATCACGGCAACACGATCGGCCTCGGGGCCGACGCTTATCTTGAGGGGCTTGCCGCCGGCATGGAGGCCGCCAAGGCAAAGACCGGGATCGAATCGCGCATGCTGATAACCGGCATCCGTCATCTCGGGCCGGAATCGGTCGCCAAGACGGCCGAATTTGCCGCCAGGAGAGACCATGCGCTGGTCACCGGCTTCAATCTGGCGGGTGAGGAGCGCATGCACCGCGTCGCCGATTTTGCCCGGGCATTCGATATCGCCCGTGACGCCGGCCTGGGTTTGACCATTCACGCAGGCGAGCTTTCCGGCGCCTTCAGTGTGCGCGATGCGCTCGACCATATCAGGCCGTCGCGCATCAGCCACGGCGTGCGGGCGATCGAAGACGCCGATCTCGTCAAGCGGCTTGCCGACGACGGCGTCGTTCTGGAGGTCTGCCCCGGATCCAACATTTCCCTGCAGGTCTTCCCGGACTTCGCCTCGCACCCCTTGCGGACGCTGCATGGCGCCGGGGTGCGGGTGACGCTCAATTCCGACGACCCGCCCTTCTTCCACACTTCGCTAGCCCAGGAATATGACATAGCTTCTTCGGTGATGGGGTTCGGCGACGACGACATCAATAGCATGACTAGGACGGCGATCCAGGCGGCTTTCGTCGACGAGTCGACCCGCCAGAAACTGCTTGCCCTAATCTGA
- a CDS encoding phosphopentomutase: MARAFLFVLDSFGIGGAPDAETYGDLGADTLGHIAEFCATGAADRAGVREGPLHLPNMSALGLVHAAKLATGRVPIGMPVPGRVYGAYGAASEVSRGKDTPSGHWEIAGTPVTFDWGYFSAEGDAFPAELVEAICREGDIPGILGNCHASGTDIIARLGEEHMRTGKPICYTSSDSVFQIAAHEHTFGLERLLEFCQVVRRLLDDYNIGRVIARPFIGHNAQTFARTGNRRDYSVLPPEPTVLDRLAQAGRTVHAIGKIGDIFAHQGVTKLTKADGNMALFDASLAAIDEAEDGDLVFTNFVDFDMLFGHRRDVAGYAAALEAFDARLPDLDRRLKPGDIVILTADHGCDPTWRGTDHTRERVPVLMFGPAVRSRSLGVANTFAHIGETVARHLGIAPGLHGRSLI; this comes from the coding sequence ATGGCGCGCGCGTTTCTCTTTGTCCTCGATTCCTTCGGTATAGGCGGTGCGCCGGATGCCGAAACCTATGGCGACCTGGGTGCCGACACGCTTGGTCACATCGCCGAGTTTTGCGCGACGGGCGCCGCAGATCGCGCCGGTGTGCGCGAAGGCCCGCTGCACCTTCCCAACATGTCTGCGCTCGGGCTCGTGCATGCGGCGAAATTGGCCACGGGCCGCGTGCCTATTGGCATGCCGGTTCCGGGCCGGGTCTACGGTGCCTATGGCGCTGCCAGCGAAGTCTCGCGCGGCAAGGATACGCCATCCGGTCATTGGGAGATCGCCGGAACGCCGGTCACGTTCGATTGGGGCTATTTCTCGGCCGAGGGCGACGCGTTTCCCGCCGAACTGGTCGAAGCGATCTGCCGCGAGGGCGACATTCCCGGCATTCTCGGCAACTGCCATGCCTCCGGTACTGATATCATCGCGCGCCTCGGCGAGGAGCATATGCGAACGGGAAAGCCGATCTGCTACACCTCCTCGGACAGCGTCTTTCAGATCGCCGCCCACGAGCACACCTTCGGCCTGGAGCGCCTGCTAGAATTCTGCCAGGTCGTCCGGCGCCTGCTCGACGACTACAATATCGGCCGCGTTATCGCCCGTCCCTTCATCGGCCACAACGCGCAGACCTTTGCCCGCACCGGCAACCGGCGCGACTACTCGGTGCTGCCGCCCGAGCCGACGGTCCTCGACCGGCTGGCGCAAGCGGGGCGCACCGTGCATGCGATCGGCAAGATCGGCGACATCTTCGCCCATCAGGGCGTGACGAAGCTGACCAAGGCGGACGGCAACATGGCGCTCTTCGACGCCAGCCTGGCGGCGATCGACGAGGCGGAGGATGGCGACCTCGTCTTCACCAACTTCGTCGACTTCGACATGCTCTTCGGCCACCGCCGCGATGTCGCCGGCTATGCCGCGGCGCTTGAAGCCTTCGACGCACGATTGCCCGATCTCGACCGGCGGCTGAAACCCGGCGATATCGTCATTCTCACGGCAGACCATGGCTGCGACCCGACCTGGCGCGGAACGGACCACACGCGCGAGCGCGTGCCGGTGCTGATGTTCGGCCCGGCTGTGCGCAGCCGTTCGCTCGGCGTTGCCAATACCTTTGCGCATATCGGCGAAACGGTCGCCAGACATCTCGGGATCGCACCCGGCCTACATGGGAGAAGCCTCATTTGA
- a CDS encoding TadE/TadG family type IV pilus assembly protein, translating into MTAIRLTFASFRSLLKDRGGLGGVEFAIVTPLLIMIYVGAFELSLGFTVAGKAARAASAVADLVSQQSEVNKTYLGNMSNVVKSILAPYEGSKYTLKITGIEVSGTNTGTVVWSRDQNGAVPYAVNSTTTVPSQFTATTAFVIRTELIVEHGLLLFAPSLASSTNTVDLSKTAYFRSRQAETIKCPDC; encoded by the coding sequence ATGACGGCAATCCGCCTGACCTTCGCAAGCTTCCGCTCGCTGCTCAAAGACCGGGGCGGGCTTGGCGGTGTCGAATTTGCCATCGTCACGCCGCTGCTGATCATGATTTACGTCGGCGCATTCGAATTATCGCTCGGCTTTACCGTAGCCGGCAAGGCTGCGCGTGCCGCCAGCGCCGTTGCCGATCTGGTTTCCCAGCAAAGCGAGGTCAACAAGACCTATTTGGGAAACATGTCGAATGTGGTGAAAAGCATCCTTGCCCCGTACGAAGGTTCAAAATACACGCTCAAGATTACCGGCATCGAGGTCAGCGGAACGAACACGGGAACCGTCGTCTGGTCGCGCGACCAAAACGGCGCGGTGCCGTATGCCGTCAACTCGACCACCACCGTTCCGAGCCAGTTTACGGCGACCACGGCCTTCGTCATCCGTACGGAGCTGATCGTGGAGCATGGACTGTTGCTGTTCGCGCCGAGCCTTGCATCCAGCACGAACACCGTAGATTTGTCCAAAACCGCGTATTTCCGCTCACGCCAGGCCGAAACCATAAAGTGCCCGGATTGCTGA